AGCGTCTGATTGGCTGGTTCGTTTGGCTTGCGTCCGGGCGGGGAGGCAGCCAATTGTGGGGCATGTCCTCCGTCACCACCGAAGGCATCCGCGTCACCGTGAAGCCCACGTTCTGGCCGGAGCGCAGCAACCCCGAGTCCCACCAGTACGCCTTCATGTACACGGTGGAGGTCGTCAACACGGGCGGCGAGCCCGCCCAGCTGCGCAGCCGCCATTGGATCATCACCGACGCCACGGGGAAGGTGGAGGAGGTGAGGGGGGACGGTGTCGTCGGCAAGCAGCCGCGCCTGGCCCCCGGGGAGCGCTTCGAGTACACGAGCTGGGCCCAGCTGCGCACGCCGTTCGGCTCCATGAGGGGCTCCTATACGATGGAGCGCCCGGACGGCCGCCAGTTCGAGGCACGGATAGGCGAGTTCGCCCTCACACAACCCCATTCCCTGCACTGACCAGTCATGGCACGCAAGGGACTCCTCCTGGTCAACCTGGGCACTCCAGATGCCCCCCAAACCGCTCCCGTCCGCCGCTACCTGCGCGAGTTCCTCAGTGATCCGCGCGTGGTGGACATCCACCCGGTGGGGCGCTGGTTCCTGCTCAACTTCATCATCCTGCCGTTCCGCTCGCCCAAGAGCGCGCACGCCTACCGCACCATCTGGACGGAGCAGGGCTCGCCGCTGATGGTGCACTCCAAGGCCCTCACGGCCGCGGTGGCGGAGCGGCTCTCCGGCCAGTACGAGGTGGAGCTGGCCATGCGCTACGGCAACCCGTCCCTGCCGGACGCGGTGGCGCGGCTGCGGGCCAGGGGGGTGACGGAGTTCACCGTGCTGCCCCTCTACCCGCAGGAGGCCGCGTCCTCCTCGGGCTCGTCCCTGGCGCGCACCTACGAGGTGCTGTCCGAGCCCTGGGACGTGCCCAACGTGCGGGCGGTGCCGGCCTTCCACTCGCACCCGGCCTTCCTGGACGCCTTCACCGAGGTGGCGCGCCCCGTCATCTCCGGGATGCGGGCGGATCACGTCCTCTTCAGCTTCCACGGCGTGCCCGAGCGCCACATCCGCAAGAGCGATCCCTCGGGCAAGCACTGCCTGGCCTCCCAGGGGTGCTGTGACGTGCTCACCGACGCCAACCGCCACTGCTACCGGGCCCAGTGTTTCGCCACGGCGCGGGGGCTGGCCAGCCGGTTGGGGCTGGGCCCCGAGGGCTGGAGCGTGTCCTTCCAGTCCCGCCTGGGGCGCACGCCGTGGGTGAAGCCGTACACGGACGTGGTGCTGCCGGAGCTGGCCGCGCGCGGGGTGAAGCGCCTGGCGGTGATGTGCCCGGCCTTCGTCGCCGACTGCCTGGAGACGGTGGAGGAGGTGGCCATCCGCGGGCGCGAGCAGTTCCTCGCGAGCGGGGGAGAGGAATTGACCCTCGTCCCCTCGCTCAACTCGCACCCCGCCTGGGTGGACACCGTGGTGCGGCTGGTGCGCGAGTCGGAGGCGGCTACTTCTTCGCCTGCGGCTGCAGCAGCTCGGGAGGCACCGAGTCGAGTGGGGTGAGGCGCAGCGTGCGCTCACCCTCGGCCGTACCGGGCAGGGTGGTGCCCTCGGTGCGCGTGGTGAGCGTGGCCTCCCAGGAGCGCCAGCGGCCCGCCTTCACGAGGAACTCGCCCCGGCCCTTCACCCGCATCTCGGCGAGGACGGACGGCTCGCCCTTGGTGGACTCGTCCTCGTGGCCGTGTCCATCATCGTGCGAGTGCCCGGGCTTCGCCGCCGCGGCCTTGGCCGCCGCCGCCTGCATCCTGGCCCGGGTGGCGCGCACCTCTCCGGAGAGGCTCTCGGTCAGGTCGTACTCGAGCGTCGCCACCTGCTCCCCGTTCTCGCCCGGGGTGAGCGCGGTGAGCTTCACCTGGTTGCGCCGCTCGGCCTTCTTCTCCACGAAGCCCGGCACGGCGCCCATGTCTACCAGGTCCGCCCCCAGCGCCCACGTGGCCTCGGGGCCCACGGGATCTCTCGGCAGCTCCAGCACCAGCACCGCCGTGTTGCGCAGCGGCCCGGCCAGGCCATCCATCACGAAGCCGCGCTCGCTCATGGTGCCCTGGTCCGCCTCGACGCCCGCTCCCTCGGGGACGATGCGGAAGGCGTAGTCCCCCGACTCGGTCCTCTGCAGGACGAAGATGGCGGCCGTCTCTCCCGGTCCGGCCGCGGGCTGGGGCTCCTTGTCCTTCTTGCCCTTCTTGCCCTTGGGGGCCTCGGCCGGGGCGCCGGAGCCCGAGGAGGTGGTGGTGAGGCGGAAGGCGGTGGGCGCGTCGAGCTTCCAGCGCAGCACCACCTTGGACGGGTCGGGCGGCGGCTCGGCGGCGACGGGCTTGGGGGCCTCGGCCTTCTTCGCGGGGGTGGCGGGCATGTCCGCCGGGCGGGGGATGGGGGTCATCTCGCCAACGGGCTCCTCCTTGCAGGCGGAGGTCAGGCTGAGGGCGGCGAGCAGGCCGAGGGTGCGCCGGTTCAAGAAATGACTCCTGGTCATGGCAGCGGGGACTCCGGACTTCAGTGTTCAGGAGTCTACGGCAGTGCGGCGGACGGTTGAAGAGAGGGGTGAGAGAAGAGGGAGCGAGCAGCCAGTGGCCGTGCTTGCCCGCTGGCGGGGAGGAGGTGGCTGAAGTAGGGCGGGTGGGGGAGACTTCGCAAGTCTGGCATGCTACTTCCCGGGTCATGTCTTCTCGAAACGAGCCATGCCCTTGCGGCAGTGGACAGAAGTACAAGCGATGCTGCCTGGGGGAGTTCCGGCGCGCCGGTGGAATCGTCCTCCCTGCGCCGCCTCCGCGCCGGGGGCGGCCCACCGGGGTGGATGCGGTCACCGCCGAGGCCGCTGTCCTGGCCGAGGACGTGCTGTGTTCCCCCGCTCGCCTGCAGCGGATGTCCGAGGGCCTGGTGCTGCTGCGGGAGCTGTTCCGGCCGGACGGGCCACTGGCGTTCCTGCGCTGGTCCTGGGACGAGTTCGTCCCGGTCATCGAGCGGCACATCCACCGGGTGACGGAGGAGGTGGAGGACATGGACGAGCGCAGGGCGTTGCTGTTCGCCCGCTGCGCTCCGGAGTTGCTCGGGCCCGAGCGCGTGGAGCGCTTCAACCAGGGGTTTCGCCGGGTGCTGATGGAGCCGGGGCGGACGCTGGAGGAGCG
The sequence above is drawn from the Archangium gephyra genome and encodes:
- the hemH gene encoding ferrochelatase, whose translation is MARKGLLLVNLGTPDAPQTAPVRRYLREFLSDPRVVDIHPVGRWFLLNFIILPFRSPKSAHAYRTIWTEQGSPLMVHSKALTAAVAERLSGQYEVELAMRYGNPSLPDAVARLRARGVTEFTVLPLYPQEAASSSGSSLARTYEVLSEPWDVPNVRAVPAFHSHPAFLDAFTEVARPVISGMRADHVLFSFHGVPERHIRKSDPSGKHCLASQGCCDVLTDANRHCYRAQCFATARGLASRLGLGPEGWSVSFQSRLGRTPWVKPYTDVVLPELAARGVKRLAVMCPAFVADCLETVEEVAIRGREQFLASGGEELTLVPSLNSHPAWVDTVVRLVRESEAATSSPAAAAAREAPSRVG
- the apaG gene encoding Co2+/Mg2+ efflux protein ApaG — protein: MSSVTTEGIRVTVKPTFWPERSNPESHQYAFMYTVEVVNTGGEPAQLRSRHWIITDATGKVEEVRGDGVVGKQPRLAPGERFEYTSWAQLRTPFGSMRGSYTMERPDGRQFEARIGEFALTQPHSLH